In Tenacibaculum pacificus, a single window of DNA contains:
- a CDS encoding OmpP1/FadL family transporter, with product MKRLLTFAVIIASTTYTFSQSLNYTDLGILFSQNENYGTARFEAMAGAFGALGGDVSSININPAGGAVARKNLVSITLGNRNTDTSINYYGEKFNNQDNFFNLTQAGAILSFDTAYDSDWNRFALSFNYSIKKDFNNSYLLNNGEYLKYSEHQNDEKINKTAFLNSVEHKYSNSFGGQTAIYNFGFSAVHLNKFFVGAALNIHDLNFTQTTHLNEVNQDNKGNTLKAYNLTSSQMQGNGFSLSLGFIYKVNRNFRFGLAYESPAWYEEVIENYKDRLTMNDIKNLDLDSYYDLINDYPNSFRFKSPGRITASGAIIFGKKGLVSFDYTYKDFRNIKYQETDQTLLQANQSFSNTLRSTQALNVGTEWRFDKMSIRGGYHYEKNPNLLTAFGGNTNKDNLRGFTLGLGYNFGKTKFDLSYRKSENMDYYTLNNSGDTEVNNNSSRVSATLTFNL from the coding sequence ATGAAACGACTTTTAACATTTGCGGTTATTATCGCTAGTACTACTTACACTTTTTCGCAATCATTAAATTATACTGATTTAGGTATTTTATTTTCGCAAAATGAAAATTATGGAACAGCACGTTTTGAAGCAATGGCTGGTGCATTTGGAGCTTTAGGTGGCGATGTATCATCAATAAATATTAACCCTGCTGGAGGTGCTGTTGCTAGAAAAAACTTAGTTTCTATTACTTTAGGTAACAGAAATACGGATACATCTATTAATTATTACGGAGAAAAATTTAATAATCAAGATAACTTTTTTAACCTAACACAAGCAGGCGCAATACTTTCGTTTGATACAGCATACGATTCTGATTGGAATCGATTTGCTTTAAGCTTTAATTATAGTATTAAAAAAGATTTTAATAACTCTTATCTTTTAAATAATGGAGAATATTTAAAATATTCTGAACACCAAAATGATGAAAAAATTAATAAAACAGCATTTTTAAACTCTGTAGAACATAAATATTCCAATTCATTTGGAGGACAAACAGCTATTTATAACTTTGGATTTTCAGCTGTACATTTAAATAAGTTTTTTGTGGGAGCTGCTTTAAATATTCATGATTTAAATTTCACCCAAACAACCCACTTAAATGAAGTAAATCAAGATAATAAAGGAAATACTTTAAAGGCATACAATTTGACAAGCTCTCAAATGCAAGGAAATGGTTTTTCACTTAGCTTAGGGTTTATTTATAAAGTAAATCGTAATTTTCGTTTTGGTTTAGCATACGAAAGCCCTGCTTGGTATGAAGAAGTTATTGAAAACTATAAAGATAGACTAACAATGAATGATATCAAAAACCTTGATTTAGACTCTTATTATGATCTTATTAATGATTATCCTAATAGTTTCCGTTTTAAATCTCCAGGTAGAATAACGGCAAGTGGAGCAATTATTTTCGGTAAAAAAGGATTGGTTAGTTTCGATTATACTTATAAAGATTTTAGAAATATTAAATATCAAGAGACTGATCAAACACTTTTACAAGCAAATCAAAGTTTTTCAAATACATTAAGAAGTACACAAGCTTTAAATGTTGGTACGGAATGGCGTTTTGATAAAATGAGTATTAGGGGTGGTTATCATTATGAAAAAAACCCGAACTTACTTACCGCTTTTGGAGGGAATACCAATAAAGATAATTTAAGAGGTTTTACCTTAGGGTTAGGATATAATTTTGGAAAAACAAAATTCGATTTATCATATAGGAAATCTGAAAACATGGATTATTATACCTTAAATAATTCAGGAGATACTGAAGTAAATAATAATAGCTCAAGAGTTTCTGCTACACTAACTTTTAATTTATAA